In Rouxiella sp. WC2420, the following proteins share a genomic window:
- the manX gene encoding PTS mannose transporter subunit IIAB, which translates to MSIAIIIGTHGSAAEQLLKTTEMLIGDQDNVAFIDFVPGENADTLVEKYNIKLENLDKSSGVLFLVDTWGGSPFNAASRIVLDKENYEVVTGVNIPMLVETFMGRDDNPTLAELTGIALETGRLGVRALKFAEPESDKPVTAPPVAAPAAPAAPARVLGPNDHMKIGLARIDDRLIHGQVATRWTKETNVNRIIVISDEVAADTVRKTLLTQVAPPGVTAHVVDVAKAIRVYDNPKYAGDRVMLLFTNPTDVVRVVDGGVKIPSVNIGGMAFKQGKTQVTNAVSVDQKDIDAFKKLNSQGIELEVRKVSSDSRLKMMDLINKMN; encoded by the coding sequence GTGAGTATTGCTATTATCATCGGCACTCATGGTTCAGCGGCCGAACAGCTGCTGAAAACGACGGAAATGTTAATTGGCGATCAAGACAACGTCGCCTTTATCGATTTCGTCCCTGGGGAAAACGCCGATACACTGGTTGAAAAATACAACATAAAGCTTGAAAACCTCGACAAGAGCAGCGGCGTGCTGTTTTTAGTCGATACCTGGGGCGGCAGCCCTTTTAATGCCGCCAGCCGTATTGTTCTCGACAAAGAAAATTATGAGGTCGTCACCGGAGTTAACATTCCTATGCTGGTCGAGACCTTTATGGGCCGTGACGACAACCCGACTCTTGCCGAGCTGACCGGCATTGCGCTCGAAACCGGTAGATTGGGAGTCAGGGCCTTAAAGTTTGCCGAACCGGAGAGTGATAAGCCCGTTACTGCCCCGCCAGTTGCCGCTCCAGCCGCTCCAGCCGCTCCAGCCAGAGTACTGGGTCCTAACGATCACATGAAGATCGGTCTTGCACGCATCGACGACCGTCTGATTCATGGCCAGGTCGCTACCCGCTGGACCAAGGAAACCAACGTTAACCGCATCATTGTTATCAGTGATGAAGTGGCGGCCGATACGGTACGCAAAACGTTGCTGACGCAGGTTGCGCCTCCGGGAGTCACCGCTCACGTGGTCGACGTTGCCAAAGCCATTCGTGTCTATGACAACCCTAAATACGCCGGTGACCGCGTAATGCTGCTTTTCACCAATCCTACCGATGTGGTTCGGGTGGTTGACGGCGGCGTTAAAATTCCTTCGGTCAATATTGGCGGTATGGCGTTTAAACAAGGTAAAACTCAGGTCACCAACGCGGTCTCCGTTGATCAGAAAGATATCGACGCGTTTAAGAAATTAAATAGCCAGGGTATCGAACTTGAAGTGCGCAAAGTGTCTTCCGACAGCCGTCTGAAGATGATGGATTTGATTAACAAGATGAATTAA
- a CDS encoding L-serine ammonia-lyase: MISVFDMFKVGIGPSSSHTLGPMKAGKQFADDLLEKNLLSDVTRIAVDVYGSLSLTGKGHHTDVAIILGLAGNKPDTVDIDGIPHFIKDVEQRQRLPIGGTQHEVDFPRDTGMVFRGENLPRHENGMQIHAYVGEQRVYSKTYYSVGGGFIVDDEHFGQPVLDEVEVPYAFNSASEMLQKCRETGLSLSGLMMKNELAQHSKAEIDQYFENIWHTMQACIDRGLNTEGVLPGPLRVPRRASALRRMLVSNDKLSNDPMVVIDWVNMFALAVNEENAAGGRVVTAPTNGACGIVPAVLAYYDKFIGSVSPDIYQRYFLSSGAIGILYKMNASISGAEVGCQGEVGVACSMAAAGLTELLGGSPEQVCVAAEIGMEHNLGLTCDPVAGQVQVPCIERNAIASVKAINSARMALRRTSEPRVSLDKVIETMYETGKDMNAKYRETSRGGLAIKVQCD, encoded by the coding sequence GTGATCAGTGTTTTCGACATGTTCAAAGTGGGTATTGGCCCGTCCAGCTCTCATACGCTGGGCCCAATGAAAGCGGGCAAACAGTTTGCCGATGATCTGTTGGAAAAAAACCTGTTGTCTGACGTGACTCGCATTGCGGTAGACGTCTACGGCTCATTGTCTCTGACCGGTAAAGGTCACCACACCGATGTTGCGATCATCCTTGGTCTGGCAGGTAATAAGCCCGATACCGTGGATATCGACGGCATTCCTCACTTTATCAAAGACGTTGAACAGCGCCAGCGCCTGCCTATCGGCGGCACGCAGCACGAGGTGGATTTCCCTCGCGATACTGGGATGGTGTTTCGTGGCGAAAATCTGCCACGTCATGAGAATGGCATGCAAATTCACGCCTACGTCGGCGAGCAGAGGGTTTACAGCAAAACCTATTATTCCGTTGGCGGCGGTTTTATCGTCGATGATGAGCATTTTGGCCAGCCGGTGCTTGATGAGGTTGAAGTGCCCTACGCATTCAACTCGGCCAGCGAAATGCTGCAAAAATGCCGTGAGACCGGGCTTTCGCTGTCTGGTTTAATGATGAAAAACGAGCTGGCACAGCACAGCAAAGCCGAGATCGATCAGTACTTCGAGAATATCTGGCACACCATGCAAGCGTGCATCGATCGTGGCCTGAATACTGAAGGCGTGCTGCCTGGCCCGCTGCGTGTGCCGCGTCGCGCCTCGGCTCTGCGCCGCATGTTGGTGTCCAATGACAAACTGTCCAATGACCCGATGGTAGTGATCGACTGGGTGAACATGTTCGCATTGGCGGTTAACGAAGAGAACGCCGCCGGCGGCCGCGTGGTCACTGCGCCTACCAATGGTGCCTGCGGGATCGTGCCTGCAGTTTTAGCCTACTACGACAAGTTTATCGGCTCGGTCAGCCCAGATATTTATCAGCGCTATTTCCTCTCTTCCGGCGCTATTGGCATCCTTTACAAGATGAACGCCTCAATTTCCGGAGCGGAAGTCGGTTGTCAGGGTGAAGTTGGCGTGGCCTGTTCAATGGCAGCGGCGGGTCTGACCGAACTGCTTGGCGGCAGCCCGGAACAAGTTTGCGTCGCGGCAGAAATTGGCATGGAGCATAATCTCGGTCTGACCTGTGACCCCGTTGCCGGGCAAGTCCAGGTTCCGTGCATCGAGCGAAATGCCATTGCCTCGGTAAAAGCGATTAACTCCGCACGCATGGCTTTGCGCCGCACCAGTGAACCGCGCGTATCCCTGGATAAAGTCATCGAGACGATGTACGAAACCGGTAAAGATATGAATGCTAAATATCGCGAAACCTCTCGCGGTGGTTTGGCAATTAAAGTGCAGTGTGACTAA
- a CDS encoding YebO family protein produces the protein MFDQFLGQTSLATIVLGLLSALIFLLVWFVVNRASVKANRQVQLLTEIAEQQRRQTELLEVLAKAQGKGVVDEYDDDSVSGLRGFIPKR, from the coding sequence ATGTTCGATCAATTTTTGGGCCAAACTAGTCTGGCCACGATAGTGCTGGGATTACTGTCAGCCTTGATATTTTTGCTGGTGTGGTTTGTCGTTAACCGGGCCAGTGTCAAAGCTAATCGCCAAGTTCAACTGCTGACTGAAATCGCCGAGCAGCAACGCCGTCAAACCGAACTGCTGGAAGTTTTGGCCAAAGCGCAGGGAAAGGGCGTAGTCGATGAATACGATGATGATTCTGTTTCTGGCCTGCGCGGTTTCATTCCTAAAAGATAG
- a CDS encoding TerC family protein, with the protein MEFLMDPSIWVGLLTLIVLEIVLGIDNLVFIAILADKLPPKQRDKARIIGLSLALVMRLGLLSLISWMVKLTSPLFSIAQFTFSGRDLILLMGGLFLLFKATSELHERLEGHNGLGGNNRGYSSFWSVVAQIVVLDAVFSLDAVITAVGMVNNLAVMMTAVVIAMGVMLLASKALTRFVNAHPTVVVLCLSFLLMIGLSLIAEGFGFHIPKGYLYAAIGFSVIIELFNQIARRNFLKSQSHLPMRERTAEAIHRLMGGKRDSDRHEEEQHGDALKEETFAEEERFMISGVLTLASRTLRSIMTPRNDISWVDCERSADDIRMQLLDTPHSLFPICRQSLDDVIGVVRAKDLLVALENGEDIVAFAAQTPPIVVPETMDVIKLLAVLRRARGRLVVVSNEFGVIQGLVTPLDVLEAIAGEFPDEDETPDVIVDGDGWMAKGGTDLHSLEQLLNTSDLVSTNADYATLAGLLLSESGQMPVQGEVIEMAALRFEVIEVSEYRIERVRITKIPLHNEWSEIE; encoded by the coding sequence ATGGAATTTTTAATGGACCCCTCGATTTGGGTCGGGTTGCTGACGCTTATCGTTCTTGAAATCGTGCTGGGCATCGATAACCTGGTGTTTATCGCTATTCTTGCGGACAAACTGCCGCCAAAGCAGCGCGATAAAGCAAGAATCATTGGTTTATCGCTGGCATTAGTGATGCGCCTTGGGCTGCTTTCGCTGATCTCGTGGATGGTTAAACTCACCTCGCCGCTGTTTAGCATTGCGCAATTTACCTTCTCCGGACGCGATTTGATCTTGCTGATGGGTGGCCTGTTCCTTCTGTTTAAGGCTACCAGCGAGCTGCATGAACGGCTCGAAGGGCACAACGGCTTGGGCGGCAATAATCGGGGTTACTCCAGTTTTTGGTCTGTAGTGGCGCAAATTGTGGTGCTGGATGCCGTGTTTTCACTTGATGCGGTGATCACCGCCGTGGGTATGGTCAATAACCTGGCTGTCATGATGACAGCAGTCGTTATCGCAATGGGCGTCATGCTGTTGGCTTCTAAGGCATTGACACGATTCGTCAATGCGCATCCAACGGTGGTGGTGCTGTGCCTCAGCTTCTTGCTGATGATCGGTCTGAGCCTGATTGCTGAAGGTTTTGGTTTCCATATTCCAAAAGGTTATCTCTACGCGGCGATTGGCTTCTCGGTGATTATCGAGCTTTTCAACCAGATTGCTCGCCGTAATTTCTTGAAAAGTCAGTCACACCTTCCAATGCGTGAACGCACCGCCGAAGCTATCCATCGTTTGATGGGTGGCAAACGCGACAGCGATCGTCACGAGGAAGAACAGCATGGCGATGCGCTCAAGGAAGAAACCTTCGCCGAGGAAGAGCGTTTTATGATAAGCGGCGTTTTGACTCTGGCTTCCCGCACTTTGCGCAGCATTATGACCCCACGTAACGATATCTCATGGGTTGACTGCGAGCGTTCGGCTGATGACATCCGCATGCAGTTGCTGGACACGCCGCACAGTTTGTTCCCGATTTGTCGTCAGTCGCTGGATGACGTTATCGGCGTGGTGCGAGCCAAAGACTTGCTGGTGGCATTGGAAAATGGCGAGGATATCGTGGCATTTGCTGCTCAAACGCCGCCGATCGTGGTGCCAGAAACCATGGACGTGATCAAGCTGTTGGCGGTATTGCGCCGCGCCAGAGGCCGCTTGGTCGTAGTCAGCAACGAGTTTGGCGTAATTCAGGGGCTGGTGACACCGCTTGACGTTTTGGAGGCCATCGCTGGCGAATTCCCTGATGAAGACGAAACGCCGGACGTTATTGTTGATGGTGACGGTTGGATGGCAAAAGGCGGCACCGATCTGCATTCGCTGGAGCAGTTGCTGAACACTTCTGATCTGGTGAGTACCAACGCCGATTACGCCACGCTGGCCGGTTTGCTATTGTCTGAATCCGGGCAAATGCCAGTGCAAGGCGAGGTGATTGAGATGGCGGCGCTGCGTTTTGAGGTGATCGAGGTTTCGGAATATCGCATCGAGCGCGTGCGCATTACCAAGATTCCACTTCACAATGAGTGGAGCGAAATAGAGTAA
- a CDS encoding DUF2627 domain-containing protein yields the protein MCGIFSKEVLSKDVIVEYRFLADFYLSASSSNDSSLSV from the coding sequence ATGTGTGGCATTTTCAGTAAAGAAGTTTTGAGTAAAGACGTTATCGTTGAATACCGCTTCCTTGCCGATTTTTATCTTAGTGCCTCAAGCAGTAACGACTCAAGTTTGTCTGTGTAA
- a CDS encoding DUF4060 family protein has protein sequence MKRIIKGDKTLSHLVVAHAAIDSHEKAYGKRRQGWPSTYMIKYKDKRVAVEVVTRRQSYVATLMIGARNLTKLCGMAA, from the coding sequence ATGAAGCGCATCATTAAAGGTGATAAAACTCTCTCTCATCTGGTCGTGGCTCATGCAGCCATCGACAGCCACGAAAAAGCCTATGGCAAAAGACGCCAGGGCTGGCCTTCTACGTACATGATCAAATACAAAGACAAACGCGTTGCCGTGGAAGTTGTCACGCGCAGGCAGTCTTATGTTGCGACTTTAATGATTGGAGCCCGAAACCTGACCAAGCTTTGTGGGATGGCAGCCTGA
- a CDS encoding polyphenol oxidase family protein encodes MSDISVLLSQIPSIRHGFGCKQALLPESLQPFSASLPEKKQVHGVRIVDVLFPQQACGEADGFYTEQPGILLSVFTADCLPVIFSHKQGHGVALVHAGWRGLRNGILEQMARRINQSGSTRDWVVSIGPAAGACCYEVSQELVDEFRHGLNLPPALISPSYRHLDLPAIAYAKLTQAGFASVDYAGSCTICTEASTVAGIDLAQRDETRKVYRHKYTSFRRNSLKRAQDPSIPGISGRNQQSGIIILPD; translated from the coding sequence ATGAGTGATATTTCTGTCCTGCTCAGCCAAATCCCGTCTATCAGGCACGGATTTGGCTGTAAACAAGCGCTGTTGCCCGAATCGCTGCAGCCCTTTAGTGCCAGTTTGCCGGAAAAGAAACAGGTTCACGGAGTCAGGATTGTTGATGTCTTATTCCCTCAACAGGCCTGCGGCGAGGCCGACGGTTTTTATACTGAACAACCGGGAATTTTGCTGAGCGTGTTTACCGCCGACTGCCTGCCGGTGATATTTAGCCACAAGCAGGGGCACGGGGTAGCATTAGTACACGCCGGGTGGCGCGGCTTGCGCAACGGTATTCTTGAACAAATGGCGCGGCGTATTAATCAGTCGGGTTCAACTCGGGATTGGGTAGTTTCTATTGGGCCTGCGGCAGGCGCCTGCTGCTATGAGGTCAGTCAGGAACTGGTAGATGAGTTTCGGCACGGCCTGAATTTGCCACCGGCACTGATTTCCCCCTCTTATCGGCATCTCGACCTGCCAGCGATTGCCTATGCCAAGTTGACTCAGGCAGGATTCGCATCCGTTGATTATGCCGGCAGCTGCACGATTTGTACCGAGGCCTCAACAGTGGCAGGAATCGACTTGGCGCAACGGGATGAAACGAGAAAGGTTTACCGCCACAAATACACCAGCTTTCGGCGCAACAGCCTCAAGCGCGCGCAGGACCCTTCCATTCCAGGTATCAGTGGCCGCAATCAGCAATCGGGGATTATCATTTTGCCGGATTAA
- a CDS encoding MBL fold metallo-hydrolase, with protein sequence MAEKNPYYDPAKPHHTPQGFTNPEPDTRNEGDLKRWRKERKAQGHPRPPGNGYDHFINQWCQTPDFGGTEDRLWFLGHACLLLRIAGRYILTDPALSERASPLSFYGPKRRTPAAVTVASLPVIDYVMISHNHYDHLDKSTVRKLVKRFPQAIFLVPLGMKPWLERQGAHYIEEMDWWDALILEGVSFHAVPARHWSMRTPWDRNRSLWCGWVVKHRDLSFYFSGDSAYSEQFIQIGERLGPFDIAAIPIGAYAPRWFMHSHHMDPQQAVQVFKETRCQRAVPIHWGVFELADESLDEPPKELVMAIEEDGLSVENFAPLKIGEHISL encoded by the coding sequence ATGGCTGAAAAAAATCCCTACTATGATCCTGCGAAACCGCATCATACCCCGCAAGGTTTCACTAATCCCGAACCGGACACGCGCAACGAAGGCGATCTCAAACGCTGGCGCAAAGAGCGAAAAGCACAGGGACATCCTCGCCCACCGGGCAATGGCTACGATCATTTTATTAATCAATGGTGTCAGACCCCTGATTTTGGCGGGACTGAAGATCGTCTGTGGTTTTTGGGACACGCCTGCCTGCTGCTGCGCATTGCAGGGCGTTATATTTTGACCGATCCTGCACTTTCCGAGCGTGCGTCGCCGCTAAGTTTTTATGGCCCTAAACGCAGGACGCCGGCGGCAGTTACTGTGGCCAGCCTTCCGGTGATCGATTACGTCATGATCTCGCACAACCATTATGACCATCTAGATAAATCGACAGTTCGTAAACTCGTCAAACGTTTCCCTCAGGCTATTTTCCTGGTGCCGCTGGGCATGAAGCCTTGGTTGGAAAGGCAGGGCGCTCATTACATTGAAGAAATGGATTGGTGGGATGCGCTGATTTTAGAGGGGGTTAGTTTTCACGCCGTGCCTGCCCGTCACTGGAGTATGCGCACGCCATGGGACAGAAATCGTTCTTTGTGGTGTGGATGGGTGGTCAAGCATCGTGATCTGAGTTTTTATTTCTCGGGCGATAGCGCCTATAGCGAACAATTTATTCAGATTGGTGAGCGACTGGGACCATTTGATATTGCAGCGATTCCTATCGGTGCCTATGCACCAAGATGGTTCATGCATTCTCATCATATGGACCCGCAGCAGGCAGTTCAGGTGTTTAAGGAAACACGGTGTCAACGAGCAGTTCCCATTCACTGGGGGGTGTTTGAATTAGCCGATGAGTCCTTAGATGAACCACCAAAAGAATTAGTGATGGCGATTGAAGAGGATGGGTTAAGCGTAGAGAATTTTGCACCGCTGAAAATAGGCGAGCATATTTCGCTATGA
- a CDS encoding PhoP/PhoQ regulator MgrB — MRKIIAFIIFGLLCVGLYLLALNSYCDQGGNFDLGICSVTSFIPW, encoded by the coding sequence ATCAGGAAAATTATTGCCTTTATCATTTTTGGGCTACTTTGTGTCGGGCTTTATTTGCTGGCCCTTAACAGCTATTGCGATCAGGGGGGGAATTTCGACCTCGGAATTTGCTCGGTCACCTCATTTATTCCCTGGTAA
- a CDS encoding phage protein NinX family protein, which yields MIKWSEEHDNELNHNIALLTGEDPDKWYPYGGMKGKDYCNNPSDAWPIICANKINLNFNELPDSKSWCAHISSEEGKWQASSAKPLRAAMICFLLSKTCA from the coding sequence ATGATTAAATGGTCTGAAGAACACGACAACGAATTGAATCACAACATCGCTTTACTCACCGGGGAAGATCCCGACAAGTGGTATCCCTACGGTGGAATGAAGGGGAAAGACTACTGCAACAATCCTTCCGATGCCTGGCCAATCATTTGCGCCAACAAAATAAATCTCAATTTCAATGAATTACCAGACAGCAAATCTTGGTGCGCGCACATTTCCAGTGAAGAAGGCAAGTGGCAGGCAAGCAGCGCCAAGCCATTGCGTGCGGCTATGATTTGTTTTTTATTAAGTAAAACTTGCGCATAG
- a CDS encoding DUF986 family protein, protein MTVTDIALIIFIFLLLAYAVFDEFIMGKTRGKTLLKVNLQRRNKLDAVIFIGLLAILLYNNIYAQGSPVTTYLLVSLAIIAFYISFIRLPKMLFKPIGFYYANIFITYDRIKAMNLSEDGILVIQLEQKRLLVRVKEMDDLESIYKFMVNYQ, encoded by the coding sequence ATGACGGTTACGGATATTGCCCTGATTATCTTTATTTTTCTGCTGTTGGCCTATGCCGTTTTCGATGAATTTATTATGGGAAAAACTCGCGGCAAAACGTTGCTCAAGGTTAACCTGCAAAGAAGAAACAAGCTGGATGCGGTGATCTTTATCGGCCTGCTGGCAATCCTGCTCTACAACAATATCTACGCTCAGGGCAGCCCTGTCACCACCTACTTACTGGTAAGTCTGGCAATTATTGCCTTTTATATCTCGTTCATCCGATTGCCAAAAATGCTGTTTAAACCTATCGGCTTCTATTACGCCAATATTTTTATTACCTACGATCGCATCAAGGCGATGAACCTTTCGGAGGACGGAATTTTGGTGATCCAACTGGAACAGAAGAGATTGCTGGTGCGGGTTAAAGAAATGGACGATCTCGAGAGTATTTATAAGTTTATGGTTAACTATCAGTAA
- a CDS encoding PTS mannose/fructose/sorbose transporter subunit IIC gives MEITTLQIVLIFIVACIAGMESILDEFQFHRPLVACTLIGIVLGDMKTGIIIGGTLEMIALGWMNIGAAVAPDAALASIISTILVIAGGQSIGAGIALAIPLAAAGQVLTIIVRTITVAFQHAADKAAEKGNLSAISWIHVSALILQAMRIAIPAAIVAVSVGTSVVQSMLSSIPEVVTSGLNIAGGMIVVVGYAMVINMMRAGYLMPFFYLGFVTAAFTNFNLVALGVIGVVMAVLYIQLSPKYNKSAQAAGPAHGVNDLDNELD, from the coding sequence ATGGAGATCACCACACTACAAATTGTGCTGATATTTATTGTCGCATGTATTGCCGGGATGGAATCCATCCTGGATGAGTTTCAGTTTCACCGTCCGTTAGTAGCCTGTACGTTGATTGGTATCGTGCTTGGCGATATGAAAACCGGGATTATCATCGGGGGGACGCTGGAAATGATCGCCCTGGGCTGGATGAACATCGGTGCCGCTGTCGCACCTGATGCCGCCCTCGCCTCGATAATCTCGACCATTCTGGTCATTGCCGGCGGGCAGTCGATTGGTGCTGGTATTGCGCTGGCTATTCCATTGGCCGCTGCGGGTCAGGTATTGACCATTATCGTTCGTACCATAACCGTCGCCTTCCAGCACGCAGCTGATAAGGCGGCCGAAAAAGGCAACTTGAGTGCCATCTCATGGATACACGTCTCGGCCCTGATCCTACAGGCAATGCGTATCGCTATTCCGGCTGCAATTGTTGCCGTGTCCGTAGGGACCAGCGTCGTGCAGAGCATGCTCAGCTCGATTCCAGAAGTCGTAACCAGCGGTCTTAACATCGCAGGTGGCATGATCGTAGTGGTCGGTTACGCGATGGTTATCAACATGATGCGTGCTGGCTACCTGATGCCGTTCTTCTATCTAGGCTTCGTGACTGCCGCCTTCACCAACTTTAACCTGGTTGCACTGGGCGTGATTGGTGTGGTGATGGCAGTGCTGTATATCCAGCTGAGTCCAAAATACAACAAGTCTGCACAGGCTGCCGGACCGGCTCATGGCGTTAACGACCTCGACAACGAATTGGACTAA
- the rlmA gene encoding 23S rRNA (guanine(745)-N(1))-methyltransferase: MTYQCPLCHQPLQRLDKLWRCENNHQFDNAKEGYVNLLPVQHKRSKEPGDSAEMMISRCTFLEGGHYQPLRDRLVTLLDQHLPAGAESLLDIGCGEGYYTSAMEQGLNTRREMQIYGLDVAKVAIRYAAKRYGKVEFCVASSHRLPFADNSLDAIVRIYAPCKAPELHRVLKSSGWVLTVAPGPRHLYQLKGLIYNEVQLHSDVEESLAGFQRVSTESLSYKMTLNGKQASDLLQMTPFAWRATEAVMLSLSQREHFSCETDFTISLFRRID, encoded by the coding sequence ATGACCTATCAATGTCCTCTTTGCCATCAACCCCTGCAACGCCTCGATAAACTGTGGCGCTGTGAAAACAATCATCAGTTTGATAATGCCAAAGAGGGATACGTAAACCTGCTGCCGGTGCAACACAAACGCTCCAAAGAGCCGGGCGACAGCGCTGAGATGATGATTTCGCGGTGCACTTTCCTTGAGGGCGGGCACTATCAGCCGCTGCGCGACCGTTTGGTCACTCTTTTGGACCAGCATTTACCGGCAGGAGCTGAATCACTGCTGGATATCGGCTGCGGCGAAGGCTATTACACTTCTGCGATGGAGCAGGGGCTAAATACCCGCCGTGAAATGCAGATTTACGGGCTTGACGTCGCCAAGGTGGCAATCCGTTATGCAGCAAAGCGTTATGGCAAGGTTGAATTTTGTGTGGCCTCAAGTCATCGCCTGCCGTTTGCCGATAACTCACTGGATGCCATTGTGCGCATCTACGCGCCGTGTAAAGCCCCTGAGTTACATCGGGTGTTGAAATCTTCAGGATGGGTGTTGACGGTGGCTCCCGGCCCAAGGCATCTCTATCAGCTTAAAGGGCTGATTTATAATGAGGTACAGCTGCACAGTGATGTGGAAGAAAGCCTTGCGGGATTTCAACGGGTGAGCACTGAGTCGTTGAGCTATAAAATGACCTTAAACGGCAAGCAGGCCTCGGATCTTTTACAGATGACGCCTTTCGCCTGGCGCGCCACTGAAGCAGTGATGCTGAGTTTGTCGCAGCGTGAGCACTTTAGCTGCGAAACAGATTTTACTATCAGCCTGTTTCGTCGTATTGATTAG
- a CDS encoding PTS mannose transporter subunit IID has protein sequence MVDQTQVKKLTPGDIRGVFLRSNLFQGSWNFERMQALGFCFCMVPVIRRLYPENNDDRKQAIKRHLEFFNTHPYVAAPVLGVTLAMEEQRANGAPIDDAAINGLKVGLMGPLAGVGDPIFWGTVRPVFAALGAGIAMSGSLLGPLLFFVLFNLVRLLNRYYGVAYGYKKGVDIVSDMGGGFLQKLTEGASILGLFVMGALVNKWTHVNIPLVVSKITDNTGHTTVTTVQGILDQLMPGLVPLLLTFGCMWLLRKKVNALWIIMGFFVLGIFGYWIGLLGR, from the coding sequence ATGGTTGATCAAACTCAAGTAAAAAAACTCACACCCGGCGATATTCGCGGTGTGTTCTTACGCTCAAACCTGTTTCAGGGTTCATGGAACTTTGAACGTATGCAGGCATTGGGATTCTGCTTCTGCATGGTGCCGGTTATTCGTCGTCTGTATCCTGAAAACAACGATGACCGTAAACAGGCGATTAAACGCCACCTGGAGTTCTTTAATACCCATCCTTACGTCGCAGCGCCAGTGCTGGGCGTAACCTTGGCGATGGAAGAACAGCGTGCCAATGGCGCACCTATCGACGACGCGGCGATCAACGGCCTGAAAGTCGGTTTGATGGGTCCGCTGGCCGGCGTGGGTGACCCGATCTTCTGGGGTACCGTACGTCCGGTGTTTGCAGCGCTGGGTGCCGGTATCGCGATGAGCGGTAGCCTGCTCGGTCCTTTGCTGTTCTTCGTGCTGTTCAACCTTGTACGTTTGCTGAACCGTTATTACGGCGTAGCCTATGGCTACAAGAAAGGCGTTGATATCGTTAGCGATATGGGCGGCGGTTTCCTGCAAAAACTGACTGAGGGGGCGTCAATTCTCGGCCTCTTTGTCATGGGAGCATTGGTTAACAAATGGACCCACGTCAACATCCCGCTGGTGGTCTCCAAAATTACCGATAATACCGGTCATACCACGGTAACAACGGTACAGGGGATCCTTGACCAGCTGATGCCGGGTCTGGTGCCTTTACTGTTAACCTTCGGCTGTATGTGGCTACTGCGCAAAAAAGTCAATGCGCTGTGGATCATCATGGGCTTCTTTGTGCTGGGTATTTTTGGTTACTGGATTGGCCTGCTGGGTCGCTAA
- the cspE gene encoding transcription antiterminator/RNA stability regulator CspE, whose product MAKIKGQVKWFNESKGFGFITPADGSKDVFVHFSAIQGNGFKTLAEGQNVEFEIQDGQKGPSAVNVTAI is encoded by the coding sequence ATGGCAAAGATCAAAGGTCAAGTTAAGTGGTTCAACGAGTCTAAAGGTTTCGGTTTCATCACTCCAGCTGACGGCAGCAAAGACGTGTTCGTACACTTCTCTGCAATCCAGGGTAATGGCTTCAAAACCCTGGCTGAAGGCCAGAACGTTGAGTTCGAAATTCAAGATGGCCAGAAAGGCCCATCTGCAGTTAACGTAACTGCAATCTAA
- a CDS encoding YobH family protein, with amino-acid sequence MGLIKTIVVLAVIYAVFLFSGYGVTVGSSENAAGLGLKCQYLTARGIVDSQYLHTDSGVIGVAKCPILKQVDKVVDKS; translated from the coding sequence ATGGGTTTGATTAAAACAATTGTTGTACTGGCGGTCATTTATGCTGTTTTTCTGTTTTCAGGCTACGGCGTTACGGTCGGTAGCAGTGAAAATGCAGCTGGCCTTGGCCTCAAGTGCCAATACCTGACGGCTCGCGGTATCGTTGACTCACAGTATCTGCACACGGACAGTGGCGTAATCGGTGTTGCCAAATGCCCGATACTCAAACAGGTTGATAAGGTTGTCGATAAATCCTAA